One Pseudomonas sp. AN-1 genomic region harbors:
- the dnaQ gene encoding DNA polymerase III subunit epsilon translates to MRYVVLDTETTGLEPREGHRIIEIGCVELVGRRLTGRHFHVYINPEREVDEGAIAVHGITNEFLADKPRFREVVDEFFEFIKGAELIIHNAAFDIGFINHEFARLSDRPGLGEVLDHCTVLDTLLMARERHPGQRNNLDALCKRYGVDNSGRDLHGALLDAEILADVYLAMTGGQTSLSLAGQNSEGEGGNGPQVSEIRRLPADRPRVRVIRASAAELEQHAARLAAVAKSSGGPALWQQLEPAEGEAPTLH, encoded by the coding sequence ATGCGCTACGTAGTCCTCGATACCGAAACCACCGGCCTCGAGCCCCGCGAAGGGCACCGCATCATCGAGATCGGCTGCGTCGAGCTGGTCGGCCGGCGCCTGACCGGGCGTCATTTCCACGTCTACATCAACCCCGAGCGCGAGGTCGACGAGGGCGCCATCGCGGTGCACGGCATCACCAACGAGTTCCTCGCCGACAAGCCGCGCTTTCGCGAGGTGGTCGACGAGTTCTTCGAGTTCATCAAGGGCGCCGAGCTGATCATCCACAACGCGGCGTTCGACATCGGCTTCATCAATCACGAGTTTGCCCGCCTGAGCGACCGCCCCGGGCTGGGCGAGGTGCTCGACCACTGCACGGTGCTCGACACCCTGCTGATGGCCCGCGAGCGGCATCCGGGGCAGCGCAACAATCTCGATGCCCTGTGCAAGCGCTATGGCGTCGACAACTCCGGGCGCGATCTGCACGGCGCGCTGCTCGATGCCGAGATCCTCGCCGACGTCTACCTGGCGATGACCGGCGGCCAGACCAGCCTGTCGCTGGCCGGGCAGAACAGCGAGGGCGAGGGTGGCAACGGACCGCAGGTGTCGGAGATCCGCCGCCTGCCGGCCGACCGGCCGCGCGTCCGGGTGATCCGCGCCAGCGCCGCGGAGCTCGAGCAGCACGCCGCCCGCCTGGCGGCGGTGGCCAAGTCCAGCGGCGGCCCGGCGCTCTGGCAGCAGCTCGAGCCGGCCGAAGGCGAGGCGCCGACCCTGCACTGA
- the rnhA gene encoding ribonuclease HI, whose protein sequence is MSDSVEIYTDGACKGNPGPGGWGALLVYKGAERELWGGEAQTTNNRMELTAAIRALATLNRSCRVELTTDSEYVMKGIREWLPNWKKRGWKTAARQPVKNADLWQALDEQVGRHEVHWHWVRGHNGHPGNERADQLANRGVAEVNGSRQAV, encoded by the coding sequence ATGAGTGACAGTGTCGAGATCTATACCGATGGCGCCTGCAAGGGCAACCCCGGCCCCGGCGGCTGGGGGGCCCTGCTGGTCTACAAGGGCGCCGAGCGCGAGCTGTGGGGCGGCGAGGCGCAGACCACCAACAACCGCATGGAGCTGACCGCGGCCATCCGCGCCCTGGCCACGCTCAACCGGTCGTGCCGGGTGGAGCTGACCACCGACTCCGAGTACGTGATGAAGGGCATCAGGGAGTGGCTGCCCAACTGGAAGAAGCGCGGCTGGAAGACCGCAGCGCGTCAGCCAGTGAAGAACGCCGACCTCTGGCAGGCGCTGGACGAGCAGGTCGGCCGCCATGAGGTGCACTGGCACTGGGTGCGCGGCCACAACGGCCATCCCGGCAACGAGCGGGCCGACCAGTTGGCCAATCGCGGCGTCGCCGAGGTCAACGGCTCGCGCCAGGCCGTGTGA
- a CDS encoding class I SAM-dependent methyltransferase encodes MNEQLPRPGHTAWLALQRDAHAWFSGPLGGLLLSRQQRLLAEQLDALFGSFLLHYGFAGAGLPPLQQLSHSVRLGAPLPGVEIACEEDAWPVLEHAADVVLLQHALDFAVSPHQLLREAARCVRPGGHLLVVGIHPRSLWGLRHFLAGDVLAQARCISPARLADWLRLLGFALEKRRFGCYCPPLSSQRWQARLLGIEPWAQDLQLPGGGFYLLTARKLVAGLRPLPQPRRATVSPLRPVPVAKVGRHPGSKHNHE; translated from the coding sequence ATGAACGAGCAGCTCCCTCGCCCGGGCCACACCGCCTGGCTGGCCCTGCAGCGCGATGCCCATGCCTGGTTCTCCGGTCCGCTGGGCGGCCTGCTGCTGTCCCGCCAGCAGCGGTTGCTGGCCGAGCAGCTCGATGCGCTGTTCGGCAGCTTCCTGCTGCACTACGGCTTCGCCGGCGCCGGTCTGCCGCCGCTGCAGCAGCTCAGCCACAGCGTCCGCCTCGGGGCGCCGTTGCCCGGCGTGGAGATCGCCTGCGAGGAGGATGCCTGGCCGGTGCTCGAGCATGCCGCCGACGTGGTGCTGCTGCAGCATGCCCTGGATTTCGCCGTGTCGCCGCACCAGCTGCTGCGCGAGGCGGCCCGCTGCGTGCGCCCCGGCGGCCACCTGCTGGTGGTCGGCATCCATCCCCGGAGCCTGTGGGGCCTGCGCCACTTTCTGGCCGGCGACGTGCTGGCGCAGGCTCGCTGCATCTCGCCGGCGCGCCTGGCCGACTGGCTGCGCCTGCTCGGCTTCGCGCTGGAGAAACGCCGCTTCGGATGCTATTGTCCGCCGCTTTCCTCGCAGCGCTGGCAGGCGCGCCTGCTCGGCATCGAGCCCTGGGCGCAGGACCTGCAACTGCCCGGTGGCGGCTTCTATCTGCTCACGGCGCGCAAGCTGGTCGCCGGCCTGCGGCCGCTGCCGCAGCCGCGCCGGGCCACGGTCAGCCCGCTGCGACCGGTTCCCGTGGCCAAGGTCGGCCGTCATCCAGGCAGCAAGCACAACCATGAGTGA
- the gloB gene encoding hydroxyacylglutathione hydrolase produces the protein MIQITALPAFSDNYIWLLQDPARQRCAAVDPGDSAPVLAWLAAHPDWLLTDILVTHHHQDHTGGVLELKARTGARVLGPALEAIPCRDVALEDSQRIDVLGLEWQVLHVPGHTAGHVALFTEGAGQPVLLCGDTLFAAGCGRLFEGTAAQMHASLQRLASLPGPTRVYCTHEYTLANLRFALAVEPDNQALQQRQREAAALRERDLPTLPSTLSLELATNPFLRANEPAVRKSCAEHAGSAPTTAETAFAALRVWKDNFR, from the coding sequence ATGATACAGATCACCGCCCTGCCCGCCTTCAGCGACAACTATATCTGGCTGTTACAGGACCCGGCCCGGCAGCGCTGCGCCGCGGTCGACCCCGGCGACAGCGCACCGGTGCTGGCCTGGCTGGCCGCCCATCCGGACTGGCTGCTCACCGACATCCTCGTCACCCACCACCATCAGGACCACACCGGCGGCGTCCTCGAGCTCAAGGCACGCACCGGCGCGCGGGTGCTCGGCCCGGCTCTCGAGGCCATTCCCTGCCGCGATGTCGCCCTCGAGGACAGCCAGAGGATCGACGTCCTCGGCCTGGAGTGGCAGGTGCTGCATGTCCCGGGGCATACCGCCGGCCATGTCGCCCTGTTCACCGAGGGCGCCGGCCAGCCCGTGCTGCTCTGCGGCGACACCCTGTTCGCCGCCGGCTGTGGCCGCCTGTTCGAGGGTACCGCCGCGCAGATGCACGCCTCGCTGCAACGTCTGGCCAGCCTGCCGGGCCCGACCCGCGTCTATTGCACCCACGAGTACACCCTGGCCAACCTGCGCTTCGCCCTGGCCGTCGAACCGGACAACCAGGCCCTGCAGCAGCGCCAGCGCGAGGCCGCCGCCCTGCGCGAGCGGGACCTGCCGACCCTGCCGTCCACCCTGAGCCTGGAGCTGGCCACCAACCCCTTCCTGCGGGCGAACGAGCCGGCCGTGCGCAAAAGCTGCGCGGAACACGCAGGCAGCGCGCCGACGACGGCGGAGACGGCGTTTGCGGCATTGCGCGTCTGGAAGGACAACTTCCGGTAA
- a CDS encoding LysM peptidoglycan-binding domain-containing protein encodes MPPPTPPGLAAYLQPRAIRLLLVALLLVIAGCQSRGGSDAGSDTERAVQVGKSIEWSKALQQPEKPRHEDIWERIRAGYKLQDQIGTNPRVERQRFGLASRPGSIQQIAERSGPYIHYIVERLEENGMPLELALLPMIESSYNPQAYSPAHAAGLWQFIPSTGRHFNLRQTNWYDGRRDILASTNAAISYLKRLHDMFNGDWLLALASYNAGEGTVSRAIERNQRQGLPTDYWNLPLPRETQDYVPKLLAVSQIIQSPAAYGVSLAPIANEPYFEKVAIRHQLDLSKVAAMADVDKDELYQLNPAFKHGITLDGPRHLLVPVDKAEGLSESLARLRPESLVQWQRYQVRSGDSLHDIANRHHVTVTTLRDINRLSANRVRVGQTLLIPQTADSPPTAPLFERSPQPVAEAPTKTATPRRYRVRRGDSLWSIARQHKVTATDLQRWNRLKGRNLKAGQVLTLHLADTAGQTSSGNTRHSVTYYKVRRGDSLAAIAERFSVHTRHLKEWNPSLGRTLKPGQTLTLYLPRR; translated from the coding sequence ATGCCGCCACCAACGCCTCCGGGCCTCGCCGCCTACCTGCAGCCCCGCGCCATCCGCCTCCTGCTGGTCGCCCTGCTGCTGGTCATCGCCGGCTGCCAGAGCCGTGGTGGCAGCGATGCCGGCAGCGACACCGAGCGTGCCGTCCAGGTCGGCAAGTCGATCGAATGGAGCAAGGCGCTGCAGCAGCCCGAGAAGCCCCGTCACGAGGACATCTGGGAACGCATCCGCGCCGGCTACAAGCTGCAGGACCAGATCGGCACCAACCCGCGCGTCGAGCGCCAGCGCTTCGGTCTCGCCAGCCGGCCAGGCTCGATCCAGCAGATCGCCGAACGCAGCGGCCCCTACATCCACTACATCGTCGAGCGCCTCGAAGAGAACGGCATGCCGCTGGAGCTGGCGCTGCTGCCGATGATCGAGAGTTCCTACAATCCGCAGGCCTACTCGCCGGCCCACGCCGCCGGCCTCTGGCAGTTCATCCCCTCCACCGGCCGCCACTTCAACCTGCGCCAGACCAACTGGTACGACGGCCGCCGCGACATCCTCGCCTCCACCAATGCGGCGATCAGCTACCTCAAACGCCTGCACGACATGTTCAACGGCGACTGGCTGCTCGCCCTGGCGTCCTACAACGCCGGCGAGGGCACGGTCAGCCGCGCCATCGAGCGCAACCAGCGCCAGGGCCTGCCGACCGACTACTGGAACCTGCCACTGCCCAGGGAAACCCAGGACTACGTGCCCAAGCTGCTGGCCGTGTCGCAGATCATCCAGAGCCCGGCCGCCTACGGCGTCAGCCTCGCGCCGATCGCCAACGAGCCCTACTTCGAGAAGGTCGCCATCCGCCACCAGCTCGACCTGTCGAAGGTGGCCGCGATGGCCGATGTCGACAAGGACGAGCTGTACCAGCTCAATCCGGCATTCAAGCACGGCATCACCCTCGACGGCCCGCGCCACCTGCTGGTGCCGGTGGACAAGGCCGAGGGTCTCAGCGAGAGCCTCGCCCGCCTGCGGCCGGAGAGCCTGGTGCAATGGCAGCGCTACCAGGTGCGCAGCGGCGACAGCCTGCACGACATCGCCAACCGCCACCACGTCACGGTCACCACCCTGCGCGACATCAACCGCCTGTCCGCCAATCGCGTGCGCGTCGGCCAGACCCTGCTGATCCCGCAGACCGCCGACAGCCCGCCGACGGCCCCCCTGTTCGAGCGCAGCCCGCAGCCGGTCGCCGAGGCGCCGACCAAGACCGCGACGCCCCGCAGATACCGGGTGCGCCGCGGCGATAGCCTGTGGAGCATCGCCCGGCAGCACAAGGTGACCGCCACCGACCTGCAGCGCTGGAACCGGCTCAAGGGCCGCAACCTCAAGGCCGGCCAGGTCCTCACCCTGCACCTGGCCGACACCGCCGGCCAGACCTCCAGCGGCAACACGCGCCACTCGGTCACCTACTACAAGGTGCGCCGCGGCGACTCCCTCGCCGCCATCGCCGAGCGCTTCTCGGTGCACACCCGGCATCTCAAGGAGTGGAACCCCTCCCTGGGCCGCACGCTGAAACCGGGGCAGACCCTCACCCTCTACCTGCCGCGACGCTGA
- a CDS encoding extracellular solute-binding protein, with amino-acid sequence MSRLLALLLGLAACLPAGAAVIERHGYAQFGSLKYPANFSHFDWVNPQAPKGGSVRLMAAGTFDTLNPYTLKGSSPVGTANFLQYGINELNAPLMVGTGIYDPSGDEPTSSYGLIAASVEYSKDRSWVVFNLRPEARFHDGHPITAADVAFSYRLLVRDGHPQYRTALQEVRRVDILGKQRIRFVFKRSGNPLLILRLGELPVLPEHYWRGRDFKATTYEPPLGSGPYRIAQVVPGRRLVFERVKDWWGKDLPVNRGKYNFDRVEVEFYRDNHVAFEAFKAGEFDFYIENQAKNWANGYDIPAMARGEIVKTEIPHRIPTQTQALFMNSRRAHFADVRVREAMALLFDFEWSNRTLFNNAYSRATSYYPNSEFAADGLPQGEEWLLLSPYRKQLPAELFTAPPRMPQTDGHGIPRETLRHALDLLARAGWKLSAGGLVNGRGQPLRFEILLVNPGLERILQPYRDNLARIGVQASLRTVDRAQYKQRIDGYDYDMILMTLPQTLSPGLEQWQYFHSSQVGVRGGRNYAGVNHPVIDALLDKLLAAQTRNQQVAATRAIDRVLLSQHYSIPNWYSDHHRLAWRNRFDHVTTPPYTLGLRAWWLKTPENRR; translated from the coding sequence ATGAGTCGTCTCCTCGCCCTGCTGCTCGGTCTGGCCGCCTGCCTGCCCGCTGGCGCTGCCGTCATCGAACGGCACGGCTATGCCCAGTTCGGCTCCCTCAAGTACCCGGCCAACTTCAGCCATTTCGACTGGGTCAACCCGCAGGCGCCCAAGGGTGGCAGCGTACGGCTGATGGCCGCCGGCACCTTCGACACCCTCAACCCCTATACCCTCAAGGGCAGCAGCCCGGTCGGTACGGCCAACTTCCTGCAATACGGCATCAACGAGCTGAACGCGCCGCTGATGGTCGGCACCGGCATCTACGACCCCTCGGGCGACGAGCCGACCTCCAGCTACGGGCTGATCGCCGCCTCGGTCGAATACAGCAAGGACCGCAGCTGGGTGGTGTTCAACCTGCGCCCCGAGGCGCGCTTCCACGACGGCCATCCGATCACCGCCGCCGACGTGGCCTTTTCCTACCGCCTGCTGGTCCGCGACGGCCACCCGCAGTACCGTACCGCGCTGCAGGAAGTGCGCCGCGTCGACATCCTCGGCAAGCAGCGCATCCGCTTCGTATTCAAGCGCAGCGGCAATCCGCTGCTGATCCTGCGCCTGGGCGAACTGCCGGTGCTACCCGAACACTACTGGCGCGGCCGCGACTTCAAGGCCACCACCTACGAGCCGCCGCTGGGCAGCGGCCCCTACCGCATCGCCCAGGTGGTGCCGGGGCGGCGCCTGGTGTTCGAGCGGGTCAAGGACTGGTGGGGCAAGGACCTGCCGGTCAACCGCGGCAAGTACAACTTCGACCGCGTCGAGGTGGAGTTCTACCGCGACAACCACGTCGCCTTCGAGGCATTCAAGGCCGGCGAGTTCGACTTCTACATCGAGAACCAGGCGAAGAACTGGGCCAACGGCTACGACATACCGGCGATGGCACGCGGCGAGATCGTCAAGACGGAGATTCCCCACCGTATCCCGACCCAGACCCAGGCGCTGTTCATGAACAGCCGCCGAGCCCATTTCGCCGACGTGCGGGTGCGCGAGGCCATGGCCCTGCTGTTCGACTTCGAATGGAGCAACCGCACGCTGTTCAACAACGCCTACAGCCGCGCCACCAGCTACTACCCCAACAGCGAATTCGCCGCCGACGGCCTGCCCCAGGGCGAGGAGTGGCTGCTGCTGTCCCCGTACCGCAAGCAGCTGCCGGCGGAGCTGTTCACCGCGCCGCCACGGATGCCGCAGACCGATGGCCACGGCATCCCGCGCGAGACCCTGCGCCACGCCCTCGACCTGCTCGCCCGGGCCGGCTGGAAACTCTCCGCCGGCGGCCTGGTCAATGGCCGTGGCCAGCCGCTGCGTTTCGAGATCCTGCTGGTCAACCCGGGGCTGGAGCGCATCCTCCAGCCGTATCGCGACAACCTCGCGCGCATCGGCGTGCAGGCCAGCCTGCGCACCGTCGACCGCGCCCAGTACAAGCAGCGCATCGACGGCTACGACTACGACATGATCCTGATGACCCTGCCGCAGACCCTGAGCCCCGGCCTGGAGCAGTGGCAGTATTTCCATTCCAGTCAGGTCGGCGTGCGCGGTGGCCGCAACTATGCCGGAGTCAATCATCCGGTGATCGATGCCCTGCTCGACAAGCTGCTCGCCGCGCAGACGCGCAACCAGCAGGTGGCCGCCACCCGCGCCATCGACCGGGTACTGCTGTCGCAGCACTACAGCATTCCCAACTGGTACAGCGACCATCATCGCCTGGCCTGGCGCAACCGCTTCGACCATGTCACCACGCCCCCCTATACCCTGGGGCTGCGCGCCTGGTGGCTCAAGACCCCGGAGAACCGCAGATGA
- a CDS encoding extracellular solute-binding protein — MTALPRCTRLLAAGLLLLGLAGHAGAAARHAATLYDEAPKYPADFHHFAYVNPEAPKGGTLRQAGFGGFDSLNPFINKGVAADEIGLVYDTLTKRSLDEPFTEYGLLAESIEKAPDNRWVRFTLRRAARFHDGTPVTAADVVFTFDTLMKDGSPQYKAYYADVAKAVAEDGRTVRFDFRHGGNRELPLIVGQLPVLPRHAWEGREFNRTSLEPPLGSGPYKVAEVQAGRSIRYERVRDWWGKDLPVNRGQYNFDSLVIDYYRDNTVALEALKAGQFDFWVETSAKNWATAYDSPAIHDGRLIKEEIANHNPAGMQGFIFNLRRPLFQDVRVREALGLLFDFEWTNRQLFYGAYTRTRSYFENSELASRGTPSPAELKLLEPWRERLPAQVFEAEYQPPQSDGSGVIREQRRRAFELLQQAGWRLENDRMLDATGKPVTIEFLLAQVEFERVLLPFKRNLASLGIELQIRRADVSQYINRLRSRDFDLIVGGFSQSSSPGNEQREYWHSSSADNPGSRNLIGLKDPAIDALVEGLIKADSRQALIDHTRALDRVLLWGHYVIPNWHIKTWRVARWNRLGHPAVAPLYDIGLYTWWARPDGQAPLAASGQKE; from the coding sequence ATGACCGCCCTCCCGCGCTGCACCCGCCTGCTCGCTGCCGGCCTCCTGCTGCTCGGCCTCGCCGGCCACGCGGGGGCCGCCGCCCGGCATGCCGCCACCCTCTACGACGAAGCCCCCAAGTACCCGGCCGACTTCCACCACTTCGCCTACGTCAATCCGGAGGCGCCCAAGGGCGGCACCCTGCGCCAGGCCGGCTTCGGCGGCTTCGACAGCCTCAACCCGTTCATCAACAAGGGCGTGGCCGCCGACGAGATCGGCCTGGTCTACGACACCCTGACCAAGCGCAGCCTGGACGAGCCGTTCACCGAGTACGGCCTGCTCGCCGAGAGCATCGAGAAGGCGCCGGACAACCGCTGGGTGCGCTTCACCCTGCGCCGCGCGGCGCGCTTCCACGACGGCACGCCGGTGACCGCCGCCGACGTGGTGTTCACCTTCGACACCCTGATGAAGGATGGCTCGCCGCAGTACAAGGCCTACTACGCCGACGTGGCGAAGGCGGTCGCCGAGGATGGACGCACGGTACGCTTCGACTTCCGCCACGGCGGCAACCGCGAACTGCCGCTGATCGTCGGCCAGTTGCCGGTGCTGCCCAGGCACGCCTGGGAGGGCCGTGAATTCAATCGCACCAGCCTCGAGCCGCCGCTGGGCAGCGGCCCCTACAAGGTCGCCGAGGTGCAGGCCGGGCGCAGCATCCGCTACGAGCGGGTCAGGGACTGGTGGGGCAAGGACCTGCCGGTCAACCGCGGCCAGTACAACTTCGACAGCCTGGTGATCGACTACTACCGCGACAACACCGTGGCGCTGGAGGCGCTCAAGGCCGGCCAGTTCGACTTCTGGGTGGAGACCAGCGCGAAGAACTGGGCCACCGCCTACGACTCGCCGGCGATCCACGACGGCCGGCTGATCAAGGAGGAGATCGCCAACCACAACCCGGCCGGCATGCAGGGCTTCATCTTCAACCTGCGCCGCCCGCTGTTCCAGGACGTGCGCGTGCGCGAGGCCCTCGGCCTGCTGTTCGACTTCGAGTGGACCAACCGCCAGCTGTTCTACGGCGCCTACACCCGCACGCGCAGCTACTTCGAGAACTCCGAGCTGGCCTCCCGCGGCACGCCCTCGCCGGCCGAGCTGAAACTGCTAGAGCCGTGGCGCGAACGCCTGCCGGCGCAGGTGTTCGAAGCCGAGTACCAGCCGCCGCAGAGCGACGGCAGCGGGGTGATCCGCGAACAGCGCCGGCGCGCCTTCGAGCTGCTGCAACAGGCCGGCTGGCGGCTGGAGAACGACCGCATGCTCGACGCCACGGGCAAGCCGGTGACCATCGAGTTCCTCCTCGCCCAGGTCGAGTTCGAGCGCGTGCTGCTGCCGTTCAAGCGCAACCTGGCCAGCCTCGGCATCGAGCTGCAGATCCGCCGCGCCGATGTCTCCCAGTACATCAACCGCCTGCGCTCGCGCGACTTCGACCTGATCGTCGGCGGCTTCAGCCAGTCCAGTTCGCCGGGCAACGAGCAGCGCGAATACTGGCATTCCAGCAGCGCCGACAACCCCGGCAGCCGCAACCTGATCGGCCTCAAGGATCCGGCCATCGACGCCTTGGTCGAGGGCCTGATCAAGGCCGACAGCCGCCAGGCGCTGATCGACCACACCCGGGCACTGGACCGCGTGCTGCTGTGGGGCCACTACGTGATCCCCAACTGGCACATCAAGACCTGGCGGGTGGCGCGCTGGAACCGCCTCGGGCACCCTGCGGTGGCGCCGCTGTACGACATCGGCCTGTACACCTGGTGGGCCAGACCCGACGGCCAGGCACCGCTCGCCGCCAGCGGCCAGAAGGAGTAA